CATaaacatatgtatatatatatgtatatatatatatatatgtatatatatgtatatatatatgtatatatatatatatatatgtatatatatgtatatatatatgtatatatatatgtatatatatatgtatatatatatatgtatatatatatgtatatatatatatatgtatatatatatatgtattgtATGCACCTCTGTGTGCAGCTGGACATGCGTTGCGAGTTGCGTGTTTTCGGCGAGTCTTTGCGCAGTGTTGATGTCTTGTCCTCTTCCGCGGATGCAGCCTGGGTTTTCTTTGTGTTTGTGCGTTCCTCAGTCGACGGCGGGCAGCGTGCGGTGATGTTCAACCGCTTCGGAGGcgtggcgaagaagccgatCGGAGAGGGCATGCATTTGTATTTCCCGTGGTTCCAAGTGCCGTTCCTCTACGACGTGCGCATCCGCCCGAAAGTCATCAACACGACGACGGGGACGCGCGACTTGCAGATGGTCTCTGTGGGGTTGCGGCTGCTCTACCGCCCGATGGAAGATCGCCTGCCGATCATTCACCAGACTCTCGGTCCGGACTACGACGAGCGCGTGCTGCCATCCATTGGAAACGAAGTGTTAAAGGCGGTCGTCGCGCGCTACGACGCGGAGAGTCTCTTGACGCAGCGGGACAAAGTTTCCCACGACATCCGCGACGCCATCACGAACCGTGCACGCCAGTTCGACCTCGTTCTCGACGACGTGGCCATCGTAAGCGACTCCGAGACTGCCTGGTGCAGAGCCAGGCTtccagagggaagaagggaaggctTGCGCGGCGTAGCCTgtctcgcgtgtgtgtgtggcgcaAAGAGCAcgaaaaggggggggggggggtagAGATCCGAAAAGCAactccgtttttttcgcatTTGCGGGAAAACAGACGCTGGACAAAACGGTccaacggagaaaaggaagcctGCACAACcgccgggaaaaaaagggcCTCGATGTTGAAAAGAGCCTACGTTGCCTCCAAAGACGTCCATCCCACACGTTTTCacacatgtatgtgtatatgtaggTCTGTCGGTAGTGTGTATCTTTTTAGTATAGAAAGGCAGAACTGTACAGCAGTATATTGCTGTATGGTGTGAATCGGGTAGTCTGCAAAGAACGCCGGTTTCGCTAACGCCGTCGGAAGCCAGAATCTGGGGTGCACGTCTTTGCGTGTGCGTCGTCTGGATGCGTTTGGGTCTCTGCGGTGGGCGCTGAGCGGGCAATGGGAGTCGCTGTGCCTGGTCGTGCCGGTTTTCCCAGACGCACCTGAGCTACGGCAAGGAGTTTTCCAAGGCCATTGAGGAGAAGCAGGTGGCCCagcaagagagcgagagaacgaaatTCATCGTCGCGAGGACagagcaggagaagaaggcagcggtTGTGCGcgccgagggagaggccgaggcagcgACGCTCATTTCCGAGGCCATCAAGCAGCACGGCACAGGTCTGATTGAAGTTCGCCGCCTGGACGCAGCGAAGGAAATCGCAGACACCATGGCCAAGAGCCGCAACGTCATGTATTTGCCTTCCGGTGTCAACATGCTCTTGTCGCAGCAGTaaaaaaaggcgagcgcCGGGTCAGCGACACCAGCGGAGAatcagagacaggcagaagacCGTGCGGGCCCCGCCGTGGCTTCGGGAAGCGAACAACGGCGGCTCTCCCGCCCTCGCGGCTTCCTTCCGTGAACGCCACGCGCACACAAAAGTACAGTAGGACTGACCACCTATGGATATCTGTTTGAACGGTTCCGGTACGAAGCCGAGGACGGAGCGACGTGGAGAGTGAAGAATCGCGGGGACTGgagtcgtctctcttcggtcTGAGGCGGCAGACGGTCTCGGGTCCGTTGGAGGACGTGTGGGGTGGTTGCGCGAGGCCAGCAGATCGGGCGATTGCGGCGGGTATCGTAGACCACATGGGTAGTCGACATGTGCTACTGCAATCCACTCAGGGAGTGGCTGATACCTGGGAAGGAATGGGAACGTGGGAAGTGTGTCCACACACGCAGTGGATAAGAGAGGCCCAGCGAGGGGGGAAGACAGACTAGCCACGCGTTGCTCGGGGCAAGTGGCTCTGCTACTGAAAAGGGGGTCGGTTTGTGCGTTTGCCGATTCGGTCTTGCCTGCTGTCGtatctttcttcgttttctaCGTGAGCCTCAGTGACCATTTCTCCGGTGTATGTGGCTCTTCGGCGACTAACGTGTGGAGCCCCcgtttctgcgttttctctgtggcGACAGTTTCCTTGCAACACCAATGTATTTtcgagacgacggagagggacgggTTGCGAGCGTCTGTACGCGACAGCTGTACCCAGTTGTTTCCGCGTCACGCGTTTTTTGCCAGTGGACCTATCTTCCGTGAGGTCTCGGCAGCCTGGCGCCCGTTTCgattcgttttcctttctgcttctcctctgtttctgctgATTCGATTCTCCGCCGTTTTTCTGACTCTTCTCTCAGCGACAGTTTCGGCATAAAAGATGGTTGTGCTTTTCAAATACGCCTCCAGTCTCACCACGTCTCCATCGAAAAACACAACTCGGCACTCGCTGATCCTCTAGCTGGTGTAGGCCGAGAACTGCTCACGTGGCTGCTGATCGCGGCACTCTGTCCCGTGCACCACATCAGTCATGTTGCTCAGGAGGAACTTGAACATGTCTACGGGGTGCTGTCAGTATGTGTGCCTCTGTCAATTTCATTGGGGGCTCTACAGAGACGCGTAAGTCTACACATTTGTACAGCATCTGTATAGCTCGTGTGGGTAGTGAGACTCGACAAGCAGGCGAAGCCAGAACACAGTCTGATATCCTATGGCACAAAACGCTCCGTACGAAAGAattccgtctccttccaaCCTGAAGAACGACCGGCAGCACTTTGTGCAATTCTGGCGATCCACTTATGGACACGGACGACAGGAGTTCGTACCGAAAAGATTGCAGAGATGCGGACGCCTAGACTGCCAGGAGCCGATCGTGAATGAAGTGGAACAATCTTGGAGCCTGTGTGCATCTGCAACGCGCGCCAGGCAGCACAGAAGACTGGCGCAATCATCGCGACCAGGAAAAGCTGAGAAAACGCATCAGGCGGCGCAGCGtccaggcggcgcctcgtcAGGACCGATCGGTTTCTGCTTTGCGCCTTTCTCGGACCCTGCTGACAGTGAGACGCCGGAGGACCGGCGATTTCTCACTAAATTGGTCTCTCCCGTGTGTTTCTGCGGGGAATCCGTTCCTGGAGTTTCGCTTGCATCTGTCTGCTTCCTCATTTACACTCGTGGATTCCCGGACGGGTGCCAACAAATGCCCTAAGAGCATCACCGCCACCTTTCCTGCAGTCCCAGGAAACGCGCAACTTCACGGAACGAATCAACCCGTTCTCCTCCCCTGCAAGCTGATCTGTGGTATACCGGTGCGGGTTTTTCGGCAGATTTCCCTTGCCTGGCTGTTCGACGGTTGTTCTTCGAGAGATGGCATCCGCGTTCCTGCAAAAAAGTACCCTTCATCCTGTATGAAGCCACGTGTGTGTATGTCAACGCTCGGGTGGAGAGACTGTGTACGCAGGGTACTCGATTCTTTATTTCCGGTGCTGAAActtgtgttttttcctgtgACACGAAGCGAAGAACTTCATAATGGACGGCACATGGCCTGCAACTTGATAGTCGACAGGATCTCGCTGTCGtaggcgtctctctcgaaaGAGCCACCGCGGGCGAAGAGGCCGACCTCCGTAGCGACCGAAAAGGTGTTCTGACTTGGCAAGGAATCTGGATTTCCCGTTTGCAATAAAACCCGTTACTAAGACGGACAACTGCGGATTGGCAAGTGCGCTAGGAgcgacacacgcacacataCGCACACGAACGaagtcgccgccttcctttctgaTCCCGTTCCTCCGAGGCAGCATCAAGAAGCCCGACAAGCAGGCGCAACGGTGCCTGCACACCGGAAAACATACGCCTGTGCACATACGGGTACATTcatgcatacatgtgtgtatacgcAGACACACAACCAGGAACATATACATTTGTACGCGTAGGTCACGCCCGCTCTCGCCAAGGCGTTCAGTTCTAGTCCCCCCCACCGTACCGTTGGGAGAGGATATTTTCAGCTTTTTTCGGCCATTTGTTCATGTCTGgacgcctccctctctcttgctctccgATGCCTTCGCCCAAAAAAGCGCGGTCTCTTCCATGCTTCTCCACAGCTGCTCTCTTCTGGTGCAGCACTTCTCTGCAACCCGGCTGCGTGCGCCGTGCCAACTTCTCGAGCAAACGCTGCGTCTTCATGCAGAAGGCTCGTTTCGCACCTTGTGGACGAGAAACCACACGTTCACCATTTCCATCTTGGCGGCACAGGCTTCGTGTCGGTCACCAATCCATGAGCGAGAgttcgcttccctctgtgtttgtctcttccgaCAGTGCCGGTTATCGAAAACCCCGCAAAAACTTTACACTGCGCCCATTCGGTCACCCTGTGCACGTCGGGACTgcgttccttctttctcctgttctgAGTTTTTTGCGTGCAGGTCTTGTGCCGGTCCTGAAGCTTCCaagcgtctcgctctctccgcgtggtgttcgcgcgttcctcagcctttctttctcccgcagTTACGCGCTGCCGAATGCGCAGCCGCGCCTCCTACGCGAGGAACATCTAGTGTCACGTTTAGGGGATGTCTTAAACAGTTCAGTGGGGTGGCGGCGCAAAGCAATCATAAAGAACGTCTGTCATAAAACTGAAGTCATGGGGAACGGAAGACAGTTGCCCGAGACGTGGTCGTCACGCACACACTGCGTCTCGGTCCGCCTCTCCGGCGAGCCTGTCGCTATAGAAGCGCACCTACCCTGAGCAGGTGCGTGTGTTTATCCCAAAGGTATGTCCGTAGACATTTGTGCCGAGTGCGTGTGCAGATACACTGTGCGACGGTACAGCATTATAGACGGAATTTTGAGACGGAAGCGGCCCAGAGCGCCTTAGGGTTTGCCGGTCAGACTCTGGACTGTGTGATCCCTCGGGAAGTTTTCCGGCCTGCCCTCAGTCCGTGCGCAAAAGACGCACTCTGCAAATTTAGGATACATCACCCTCATACAAATCCTGCAAATTCCGTACAACTCCATGTATCCTCTCGCGAGGTTTGCTCGACCGAAAACGAACATCCGGTGCCTCCCAAGCCCTCCTCTGTCCGACACCCAACCTTCTCCAAACACCATGTCCACAGACGAGATACGCACAAGCGGATCCGCAGTGATTATTTGGTGCAATGGGACGCCCAATGGAGACAGGACGCGTTGCAGTCCTCGGGTgagatgtgcatgcagtccccTTACAAGCGATCTGTTGCGACACCTTCCAAGCGTAAAAGACGTGGCTCTTCGCTAAGCGGTTATCTCCCCCGACGCTATTCTCTTGCGTGCGAATTGGAAGACACGTCGTTCACACCACACCGCCATGGCCGTCTCTTCAGAAGACTTCTCGATGAGCCCTCCTCGCGTCCATTCTCTTCATTCGTTCGCTCGCGCGACGCATGCCCATACATGCTCTGTTCGCGTATACGGAagtcctctctcccctttaGTCCCTCCGCGAAAATAACTCCCTTCCCACCGTAACGCTTTCCCCCCTCCCACGCCCCTTTGACGCCTCAGAcactttctctccgcttccgagctctcgcttctcgccccgcctcgcgcgctACGTCACCCCTCTCTACCTCGACCAACTCGGCTGCtggtctccgccgccgcgcctggACCCGCCGCCCCGAGGCCTCCCCGCGCCTCCACGGGCGCCGCCGGCCCCGAAGCGCCGCTCGCCCTGACCGGCCCCAGCAGCCGCGCCTGTCTGCACCCCCGCCGCGGGCCCGGGGCCTCCGggccccttcttcttcttgccgGCGTCGATCCACTGGCCGCCTCCGTCGGCGCcagtctcgccttccttctggCCCGACGCTGAGCCCGCAAAGACGCCGTTCTCGTtcgcgccctcgccgcgAGCGTAGCGGGGACGCTGGAAgcggctctcttcctcgccgaagGCACCCTGGTCTCCCTTGGGTCCGTAGAACTCGCCGCGACCGTTCGGGGCCTTCCCCGCGTTCCAGCCGCCCCGGCCCCCGCGACCCCCGCGGGCTCCGCCTCCACGGGGACCGCCGGATCCCTGCTGGCGAGCAAAGTCCAGGCGCAtctggaagaaaagaagagggcaCACGCGGAAGCATGCAAAGCGATGCGGAGAGTATTGTGGCTGACCCATCAACAAGCAGGGGGGAACCTACCTTCCCCCGTTAGAACGCAccaagtgcatgcacgaggTGTATaggaacaggaaaaaagggTACGAGTCCTCCGCGTCCCATGTACGGAAAGAACAAACGTCTTCAGGTCGTTTCACGCTGGAGGTTCCCTTTCAAAAACACTGTCCCGTCTCCACGTGTGCCTCAGGACTGAGAGAGTCTCTTCACGCACCTGTCGTCCGCGCACGTATAGCCCTTGCTGCATGAGGTACTCGGCACTCTGGCGGCAGTCGAGCTCAATGAACCAGCCGAAGGTGCGTCCGCTCGCGGGTTTTCGGATTTCCACTGCCTGGCCCTCGTTGAATTTCTTCAGCTGATCTGCAACTGCCTTCTTGAGTTCGTCCACCGAGAACTCCGGCGGCATTTCAGAAAGCACAACCAGCTTCTTGGCGCCCGCGGGTGgcccgtcgcctcgcgcgggACCTTCGGCTCCAGCCTCGCCCCCCTGGGCACCTGGAGACGCCTGGGCAGCGCCCGAACGCGAGCTCGTCCGGCCCTCCTCCTGCGCGCCGGCGCGTCCGTTGCTGGCCGCGGAGCCGGTAGAGCGCGTCGCCGGGACGGCAAAACCCTTCTGAAAACACACGCGCCCGGAAGGAAGTTCGCAATCGGGCCACGTGGGAAGCGGTCAGCAGACGGTCGCGAATCACACGCGAGACTGCCCTAAAGAGCGGCCCATCGGCCACACGCGCAAACCCAGGGTGGCAAAACGTGGCGGAAGCGACAAACACGGGGTGCGAAAGCAACGACTTACGGGTCCGCCTGCCGTGCGCTGCGCGTTCTGCACGACCTTGAACGCAAAACTCTTCGGATCGTAGTTGAACTGCTCAGCGTGCTGTTGCGCGTCGGCCTTCTGTGCCTGCTGCTTGGTTTCGCCGGGGCGGGGCCAGTCTGTAAGCACGAACAGGAGACGCCGTTTCACTCTTCTGCCAAACAGGCGGACGCAGCGCTTCATATCCGCTCCACATGCACGACGCTTCGATTTCTGTCCCTCGTCTCTACCTGTGACACGCTCACGTGACCCACGGATACGCCTGGCCTCCCCCCGCTCGCTGTACCGTCATTTCTGGAGGCCGCACCCATGCATGCACCGTCCTCACTAACTCTCCACCTCGCAGCCAATGGCCGCCCGCTTTCCGCTGCGAGCGAGATTTCCTGCAACTGATGCCTGAGACCTACTCGCGTCCGGGGCCGATGCTTCGGGGCtcggcgcgtcctcgcgcttccATTGGCGTTTGGGCGCGGGTTTTTGCGGCGCCAGAAACTGgttctccgcctctgcggACGGCGCGCTGttgctcttcgcctcctcggcgccggcctccttcttcccttcgccCGCTGCTTTGCGCGCCTCATCCCCCGTCTCttgtgtctccgcggtcgtGGGGACGGCAGGCGTCAGGGGCACCACGCGGGGGCTCGCAGGCGCGTCGCCGGAGCCCACGCGAGGCGAGCCAACGGCGTTCGGCGCACGGGGACTGCCGGCCGCCGAGCCTCGAGGGCTGCTTTGCTCTGGGGCGAGGGTCTGCGTCGCGGCATGTGCTTCCACGCGCGCGGTCGCAGCGGTCGGCGACCGCACCGCTTGCTGGAAACCCGCCGTGGGCGCCTCAGACACCCGAGATCGAGCGCTTGGCGACGAAGGCAACGCCGCTTCCCTCGCTCCGTTCTGAACCTCCTCAACGGCCGCGTCGAGGTAACAGAAGATCTCGTTTGTCACGTACCAACcctgaaaaggagagagaccgcggcTGACATTTGAGCTTAACCTACGAAAACGTGTAGCCTCGCCTTCACACACTCGCGAAAACTTTTTTGaaaaccccccccccccccccccccccccacacGAGAATCTACAGCTGAGTTGCGTGTTGAGCACATCCCACTGGGGCTCTGTTCAACAAGAGAGGTGTCCCTGCACAACCCCCGCGAAGCGGCATTTCGCCCGTCGACGTTCCCTTATCTTCCTCAGAGGGGtggtctgtgtcttctccgttgTCCAACAGACTTACGTTTCGCGGGGCCTTTTGCTTCGCGAGGAAGACCGTTTGCGCGAACTCTCTCTCCGGGCCCTCGTCTGCATGCTTCAGGCGGCCAGCGACGAGAATCAGCATCCCTCCGTCCTTGTTCTCCTGTGCGTCGATGAAACGCACTCGGCAAGTGGTCCTCTCGAAACGACCTCTCTCAAAGGCCCGGTAAATCTCCCGCTGGCCCATCGCCCTGACGTCCGTATGGTGGGGCGCGCTGTGAGGCACCGTGCCGTCGCGGTCCGTCGTTCGGATCATCTGCGTCGAAGCCGCAACACATCCACGTCGGCACATTACCACAcactctctgtctgtctgcaTTGTCACTGACGCGAGGTCCACTTCACCGCTACTCCCAGGCCCCCTCGAGCGATGTGTGTGCGTCCCCAAACGCAGGCCCCGTTCCAGGAAAGCAACCGTCTGCGGATGCAGCAAATGCGGGGGCCGCGACGCCCGAGGCACTTGCCCGttcctgcatgcgtcccCCCACATCTCGCTGCTTGCCTGGAAGTCTACGCATGCAGGTGGCGGCCGCCTGGTTCCCCTTCGACTTACTTGGGAGTCAAAGTCGTAGAATCGGTGCAGGTCGAGCGGGGTGTCGTGCAGCATGTAGTAGTACTGGTAGACGAAGGAGTGCGCCACCTCCATCGGCGTCAACATCCGAGGCTTggccgcatgcgcgccgTGGTCCGTCTCGGGGCCTTGTGCCACACTCGAGCTGACCTGAGCCGCCCCGAGCGGCGCTCCCTGCGCGTCCATCATTAGCGGCGCGCTCGGGCCCGACCCCGCGGCTGGGGCTCCACCGGCCGCCCCTTGGGAGGGGAACATGAACGTCGAAGTGGAGCCTTGCTGGGCCAGGAGCGACGCGTCCGGAGCCGTGGCGGTCGGCGTGGCctggcgcgagagaggcaagagtCGAGACATATGCAGAACTTTAAAAAATGGAATCATCTGTGCACATGAGGATCCAGGGGACCCGCCAAGGCTAGGCCCTGAGCGCCTGGGCAAgtggaacggagacaggttCTCACGGGGCAGGCTAGGAGGAGACCTGGCAGGCCGAGCACACAAACAGGAACGCGGCCAAAAGCACACGGCCGACGCAGAGCAAAAATTGGGCGGGCACAGCGCACACAGACGCTTCTCTCGCAAGATACAAAAAGCCCGAGAACAACCCCAGAACGCGGATGCCCATCGACACCGATGGACAACGCATACACCAGACGCGCACTTCTTCGGGAGTCAGCAAAAAGAGGCTGCTTCGGGTGGAAGTCGCGCTGTCGCATGCGGCGCTCCGGCTCTGGTcaacgaggaaacgcgccgtTTTTCCCTGAGTGAACACTGTTTTCTGTGAACTTACGAGTGTCGATGCCGCGGACATGGCCGTGGCGGCGTTCGGTTGCGAGTAGGCGTGTGGATGGTGACCCTGTTGCAGCTGTTGCGCAGACTGCGCAGAGTGTTGCGAGTAGTTTCCTGCGTTCGTGAAGCCTTGGTATTGTTGGTGCGGCGGAGGAGGCAAGGGCGGCTGTTGCAGATGCTGGAGCTGCATTTGCTGCTGGAGATGATGGGGTTGGCCGTAGCCGCCGCGGCCGCCAGAGGATGGGTGAAGCCCGGAGGTTCCGCCGTACGTGTGGGGGCCGGAAAACGCTGTGTTCTGTGCGCTGTGGTGAAATCCTCCTCCCGATGAGGCCGGTGCCCCGGCAGCAGGGTGGACGGAGTACACAGACATTTTA
This region of Neospora caninum Liverpool complete genome, chromosome VI genomic DNA includes:
- a CDS encoding YGR231Cp-like protein, related — its product is MTERLLTTIGRAGVLLGSAGFVASSCLYDVDGGQRAVMFNRFGGVAKKPIGEGMHLYFPWFQVPFLYDVRIRPKVINTTTGTRDLQMVSVGLRLLYRPMEDRLPIIHQTLGPDYDERVLPSIGNEVLKAVVARYDAESLLTQRDKVSHDIRDAITNRARQFDLVLDDVAITHLSYGKEFSKAIEEKQVAQQESERTKFIVARTEQEKKAAVVRAEGEAEAATLISEAIKQHGTGLIEVRRLDAAKEIADTMAKSRNVMYLPSGVNMLLSQQ
- a CDS encoding putative ras-GTPase-activating protein binding protein, coding for MSVYSVHPAAGAPASSGGGFHHSAQNTAFSGPHTYGGTSGLHPSSGGRGGYGQPHHLQQQMQLQHLQQPPLPPPPHQQYQGFTNAGNYSQHSAQSAQQLQQGHHPHAYSQPNAATAMSAASTLATPTATAPDASLLAQQGSTSTFMFPSQGAAGGAPAAGSGPSAPLMMDAQGAPLGAAQVSSSVAQGPETDHGAHAAKPRMLTPMEVAHSFVYQYYYMLHDTPLDLHRFYDFDSQMIRTTDRDGTVPHSAPHHTDVRAMGQREIYRAFERGRFERTTCRVRFIDAQENKDGGMLILVAGRLKHADEGPEREFAQTVFLAKQKAPRNGWYVTNEIFCYLDAAVEEVQNGAREAALPSSPSARSRVSEAPTAGFQQAVRSPTAATARVEAHAATQTLAPEQSSPRGSAAGSPRAPNAVGSPRVGSGDAPASPRVVPLTPAVPTTAETQETGDEARKAAGEGKKEAGAEEAKSNSAPSAEAENQFLAPQKPAPKRQWKREDAPSPEASAPDANWPRPGETKQQAQKADAQQHAEQFNYDPKSFAFKVVQNAQRTAGGPKGFAVPATRSTGSAASNGRAGAQEEGRTSSRSGAAQASPGAQGGEAGAEGPARGDGPPAGAKKLVVLSEMPPEFSVDELKKAVADQLKKFNEGQAVEIRKPASGRTFGWFIELDCRQSAEYLMQQGLYVRGRQMRLDFARQQGSGGPRGGGARGGRGGRGGWNAGKAPNGRGEFYGPKGDQGAFGEEESRFQRPRYARGEGANENGVFAGSASGQKEGETGADGGGQWIDAGKKKKGPGGPGPAAGVQTGAAAGAGQGERRFGAGGARGGAGRPRGGGSRRGGGDQQPSWSR